One Betta splendens chromosome 8, fBetSpl5.4, whole genome shotgun sequence DNA segment encodes these proteins:
- the gsg1l gene encoding germ cell-specific gene 1-like protein encodes MKTTRKCRALLSVGLNLVALFFSTTAFITTYWCEGTQRVPKPNCSKQRQHNCIDYGVNETDQNKVHYSWETGDDRFLFRRFHTGIWYSCEENIHEAGEKCRSFIDLAPASERGVLWLSVVSEVLYILLLVVGFSLMCLELFHSSNVIDGLKLNAFAAVFTVLSGLLGMVAHMMYTQVFQITVSLGPEDWRPHSWDYGWSFCMAWGSFTCCMAASVTTLNSYTKTVIEFRHKRKLFEQGLREEQNYLDQEAFHYFRDRSLQSISSTVEVYPCHSGTRPGVIVGGPGPGPGPGPGPGPGTGPVRGKVRATSASIDLGENTDSLGEEQC; translated from the exons ATGAAGACGACGCGGAAATGTCGCGCGCTGCTCTCCGTGGGATTGAACCTGGTGGCGCTGTTCTTCTCCACCACCGCCTTCATCACCACGTACTGGTGCGAGGGCACCCAGCGCGTGCCCAAACCCAACTGCAGCAAGCAGCGGCAGCACAACTGCATCGACTACGGCGTGAACGAGACGGACCAGAACAAGGTGCACTACAGCTGGGAGACGGGCGATGACCGCTTCCTCTTCCGCCGCTTCCACACCGGCATCTGGTACTCCTGCGAGGAGAACATCCACGAGGCAG gTGAGAAGTGCCGGAGCTTCATTGATCTGGCCCCGGCGTCGGAGAGAG GGGTGCTGTGGCTGTCGGTGGTGTCGGAGGTGCTctacatcctgctgctggtggtgggctTCAGCCTCATGTGCCTGGAGCTTTTCCACTCCAGCAACGTCATTGACGGGCTCAAGCTGAACGCCTTCGCCGCCGTGTTCACCGTGTTGTCCG gtctTCTGGGTATGGTGGCCCACATGATGTACACCCAGGTGTTCCAGATCACAGTGAGTCTGGGTCCTGAAGACTGGAGACCTCACAGCTGGGACTATGGCTGGTCCTTCTG CATGGCCTGGGGTTCTTTCACCTGCTGCATGGCCGCCTCCGTCACCACCCTCAACTCCTACACCAAGACGGTGATCGAGTTCAGGCACAAACGGAAGCTGTTCGAGCAGGGCCTGCGCGAGGAGCAGAACTACCTGGACCAGGAGGCGTTCCACTACTTCCGGGACCGCTCCCTTCAGTCCATCTCCAGCACTGTGGAAGTCTACCCCTGCCACAGCGGAACCAGGCCCGGGGTGATTGTTGGCGGTCCGGGTCCGGGCCCTGGTCCTGGACCCGGACCGGGCCCTGGTACAGGTCCGGTCCGGGGGAAGGTGAGGGCCACCTCTGCCTCTATAGACCTGGGGGAGAACACAGACTCTCTGGGGGAGGAGCAATGCTGA